From Medicago truncatula cultivar Jemalong A17 chromosome 7, MtrunA17r5.0-ANR, whole genome shotgun sequence, a single genomic window includes:
- the LOC112416565 gene encoding uncharacterized protein codes for MDYLEQENRVLREEMTAMQTRMDEMAELIKTMAEAQTQAQAQIQTQAQALAQAQTQAQAITEAQARSQAPPPPPVRTQAEASSSWTLCADTPTQSAPQRSTPWFPPFTAGEIFCPITCEAQMPTHQYTAQVPLPAMRVTPATMTYSAPVIHTIPQTEGPIFHSGNAEAYEEVSDLREKYDELRRDMKALREKGKFGKTAYDLCLVPSVQVPHKFKIPDFEKYKGSSCPEEHLKMYVRRMPAYAQDDQILIYYFQESLTGPASKWYTNLDKTRVQTFRDLCEAFVEQYSYNVDMTPDRSDLQAMTQGDKETFKEYAQRWRDTAAQVSPRIEEKEMTKLFLKTLNHFYYKKMVGSTPKSFAEMVGMGVQLEEGVREGRLVKNTTPASGTKKTGNHFPRKKEQEVGMVTHGRPQQTYPAYQHIAAITPTSHPFQQTNNHPQIPQYPQIPQYPQIPQYPQFPQNPSPQNTQQPYQQQPYQQFPYQQHPQQNFQQQPYQQRPQQPRPPRMPINPIPVTYAELLPGLLKKNLVQTRTAPPIPEKLPSWYRLDQTCDFHEGGRGHNIETCYAFKSTVQRLINDGKITFTDSAPNVQTNPLPNHGAATVNMIEDCQKTRPIQNVQHIRTPLVPLHAKLCKVDLFEHDHDLCEICLMNSGGCQKVRNDIQGLLDRGELVVERKCDDVCVITPEGPLEVFYDSRKATITPLVICLPGPLPYASEKAIPYKYNVTMIEEGREVPIPPLSSVDNIVEDSRVLRNGRVVPIVFPKKIDATINKEVRTKDAGIAKEVDQPNGAGTSAEFDEILKLIKKSEYKVVDQLMQTPSKISIMSLLLNSEAHKDALMKVLEQAFVDYDVTVGQFGGIVGNITACNNLSFSDEELPAEGRNHNRALHISVNCKTDALSNVLVDTGSSLNVLSKTTYTQLAYQGAPLRRSGVMVKAFDGSRKDVLGEVVLPITVGPQVFQVNFQVMDIQASYSCLLGRPWIHEAGAVTSTLHQKLKFVKNGKLVTVNGEEALLVSHLSSFSFIGADDVEGTPFQGFTIEDKNTKKNEASISSLKDAQKVIQAGGSTSWGKLIELPENKHREGLGFFPSTGLSTAKKGTFHSSGFIHAIIEDGPESVPRGFITPGVSSHNWVAVDVPFVAHLSKLEINEPVEQHNPMIAPNFEFPVYEAEEEENEEIPDEISRLLEQERKTIQPYEDELEVINLGTKEDKKEIKVGASLETSVKKQVIELLKEYVDVFAWSYQDMPGLDTDIVVHHLPLKPECPPVKQKLRRTRPDMALKIKEEVQKQIDAGFLITSNYPQWLANIVPVPKKDGKVRMCVDYRDLNKASPKDDFPLPHIDVLVDSTAKSKVFSFMDGFSGYNQIKMAPEDREKTSFITPWGTFCYKVMPFGLINAGATYQRGMTTLFHDMIHKEIEVYVDDMIVKSITEEDHVKYLQKMFQRLRKYKLRLNPNKCTFGVRSGKLLGFIVSQKGIEVDPDKVKAIREMPAPRTEKEVRGFLGRLNYISRFISHMTATCGPIFKLLRKEQGIVWTEDCQKAFDSIKKYLLEPPILIPPVEGRPLIMYLTVLENSMGCVLGQQDETGRKEHAIYYLSKKFTECESRYSMLEKTCCALAWAAKRLRHYMINHTTWLVSKMDPIKYIFEKPALTGRIARWQMLLSEYDIEYRSQKAIKGSILADHLAHQPLEDYRPIKFDFPDEEIMYLKMKDCDEPLFGEGPDPDSVWGLIFDGAVNVYQRHRGSTPYS; via the coding sequence ATGGATTATCTTGAGCAGGAAAATCGGGTACTTCGTGAAGAAATGACAGCCATGCAGACTAGGATGGACGAGATGGctgaattaataaaaacaatggcGGAAGCTCAGACTCAAGCTCAAGCACAGATTCAAACACAAGCGCAAGCATTGGCACAAGCGCAAACTCAAGCTCAGGCCATAACAGAAGCGCAGGCCCGATCACAAGCACCTCCACCTCCTCCTGTCAGAACTCAGGCCGAGGCATCTTCTTCTTGGACACTATGTGCTGACACTCCAACGCAGTCCGCTCCGCAACGTTCCACGCCTTGGTTTCCACCTTTCACTGCTGGGGAGATATTTTGTCCTATCACTTGTGAAGCACAGATGCCCACTCACCAGTACACGGCTCAAGTACCCCTACCTGCCATGAGGGTCACTCCAGCCACCATGACCTACTCAGCACCTGTGATACATACAATTCCGCAAACCGAAGGGCCTATCTTTCATTCAGGGAATGCAGAGGCTTACGAGGAAGTAAGCGATCTACGAGAAAAGTATGACGAACTACGCCGAGACATGAAAGCCCTCCGTGAAAAAGGGAAATTTGGGAAGACTGCGTACGATCTCTGTTTGGTACCGAGTGTGCAGGTGCCTCACAAATTCAAGATCCCAGATTTCGAGAAATACAAAGGAAGTTCTTGCCCTGAGGAACATCTAAAAATGTATGTGAGAAGGATGCCTGCGTATGCCCAAGATGATCAGATTCTTATTTACTACTTCCAAGAAAGCTTGACCGGCCCTGCTTCAAAATGGTACACAAACCTAGACAAAACAAGGGTTCAAACTTTCCGTGACCtttgtgaagcttttgtggaacagTACAGTTACAATGTAGACATGACTCCGGACCGAAGTGATCTCCAAGCCATGACTCAGGGAGATAAAGAGACGTTCAAAGAGTACGCCCAACGGTGGAGAGACaccgctgcccaagtcagccCACGAATTGAGGAGAAAgagatgaccaagctcttcCTAAAAACTCTGaatcatttttattacaaaaagatGGTCGGGAGTACACCAAAGAGCTTCGCggagatggttggtatgggaGTACAGTTAgaagaaggagtccgagaaggacgcTTAGTAAAGAATACAACTCCTGCCAGTGGGACCAAGAAGACCGGGAATCATTTCCCGAGGAAGAAAGAGCAAGAAGTCGGTATGGTGACTCATGGAAGGcctcaacaaacttatccagccTATCAACACATTGCCGCCATCACACCCACCTCTCACCcttttcaacaaacaaataacCATCCTCAAATACCGCAATATCCTCAAATACCGCAATATCCTCAAATACCACAATATCCTCAATTCCCACAAAATCCTTCACCACAAAATACtcaacaaccataccaacaacaaccataccaacaatTCCCATACCAACAACACcctcaacaaaatttccaacaacaacctTATCAACAACGCCCACAACAACCTCGACCACCAAGAATGCCGATTAACCCAATACCAGTCACCTATGCAGAATTACTTCCCGGCTTACTCAAGAAAAACCTTGTCCAAACTAGAACAGCTCCTCCTATCCCAGAAAAACTACCATCTTGGTATAGACTTGACCAGACTTGTGACTTCCATGAAGGGGGCCGTGGCCATAACATTGAAACTTGTTATGCCTTTAAAAGCACAGTGCAGAGGTTGATCAATGATGGAAAAATAACTTTCACAGACTCGGCGCCAAATGTTCAAACAAACCCATTGCCGAATCATGGTGCCGCAACAGTCAACATGATCGAAGATTGTCAAAAGACTCGTCCCATTCAGAATGTTCAACATATCAGAACACCCTTGGTTCCGTTACATGCCAAGTTATGCAAAGTCGACCTTTTTGAGCATGATCATGATCTCTGTGAAATATGCCTTATGAACTCCGGAGGATGTCAGAAAGTAAGAAATGATATTCAAGGGCTTCTAGACCGAGGAGAGCTTGTGGTCGAAAGGAAGTGTGATGATGTGTGTGTAATAACTCCCGAAGGACCTTTGGAGGTATTTTATGACAGTCGAAAGGCAACTATCACCCCTCTGGTGATCTGCTTACCGGGTCCACTGCCATATGCTTCTGAAAAAGCcattccatacaaatacaatgtcACCATGATTGAAGAGGGTCGTGAGGTTCCAATACCGCCTTTGTCTAGTGTGGATAATATTGTTGAAGACAGTAGAGTTCTGAGAAATGGGCGCGTTGTTCCCATAGTGTTCCCAAAGAAGATTGATGCTACAATAAACAAGGAGGTTCGGACTAAAGATGCTGGTATCGCCAAAGAAGTGGATCAACCCAATGGGGCTGGTACAAGTGCAGAGTTTGATGAGATTCTCAAGTTAATAAAGAAGAGCGAGTACAAGGTTGTTGACCAACTGATGCAGACTCCATCCAAAATATCCATAATGTCTTTATTACTAAATTCTGAGGCCCATAAAGATGCATTAATGAAGGTCTTAGAACAAGcttttgtggattatgatgtaacGGTGGGTCAGTTTGGCGGAATAGTAGGGAACATCACCGCATGCAACAACTTgagtttcagtgatgaagagcTCCCAGCAGAAGGAAGGAACCACAATCGGGCGCTGCATATATCTGTGAACTGTAAAACCGATGCTTTGTCAAATGTACTGGTGGATACTGGATCATCTTTGAATGTGTtgtccaaaacaacttatacccAACTCGCTTACCAAGGCGCACCTTTAAGACGAAGTGGGGTAATGGTGAAAGCTTTTGATGGCTCGAGGAAGGATGTCCTTGGTGAGGTGGTTCTACCTATCACAGTTGGGCCACAAGTTTTCCAAGTTAATTTTCAAGTCATGGACATTCAAGCTTCGTATAGTTGCTTACTAGGTCGACCCTGGATTCACGAGGCAGGGGCTGTCACATCCACGCTGCATCAAAAGCTGAAGTTTGTAAAGAATGGGAAGCTAGTAACTGTAAACGGTGAAGAGGCTTTATTGGTGAGTCATTtgtcatctttctctttcattgggGCAGACGATGTCGAAGGGACACCTTTTCAAGGGTTTACTATAGAAGATAAGAATACCAAGAAGAATGAAGCCTCTATCTCGTCTctgaaagatgctcagaaggtcATACAAGCAGGAGGGTCCACAAGCTGGGGAAAGCTGATAGAGCTTCCAGAAAACAAGCACCGAGAAGGATTGGGTTTCTTCCCATCTACTGGTTTGTCCACAGCGAAGAAGGGCACTTTCCACAGTTCGGGCTTTATCCATGCGATCATTGAAGATGGTCCTGAAAGCGTGCCACGAGGTTTTATAACGCCAGGAGTATCCAGCCACAATTGGGTTGCTGTAGATGTTCCTTTTGTTGCTCACTTGTCCAAATTAGAAATCAACGAACCCGTTGAACAACATAATCCTATGATCgctcccaactttgagttccctgTCTATGAGGcggaggaagaagagaatgaagagaTCCCTGACGAAATCTCTCGACTACTCGAACAAGAGAGGAAGACCATTCAGCCTTATGAGGACGAACTAGAAGTGATTAATTTGGGCACCAaagaagacaagaaagaaatcaaggttGGGGCATCGCTCGAAACAAGTGTTAAAAAGCAAGTGATAGAGCTCCTCaaagaatatgttgatgtgtttgCCTGGTCCTAccaagatatgccaggtctagacacTGATATTGTGGTACATCACCTACCTTTGAAACCTGAATGTCCGCCAGTCAAACAAAAGTTGAGAAGAACACGTCCTGACATGGCtctcaaaatcaaagaagaggTACAGAAACAGATCGACGCTGGTTTCCTCATCACATCAAATTACCCCCAATGGTTAGCTAACAtagtgcctgttccaaagaaagatggtaaggtcagaatgtgtgttgactacCGTGATTTAAACAAAGCTAGCCCAAAAGACGACTTTCCTTTACCTCATATTGACGTGTTGGTTGACAGTACTGCCAAGTCTAAAGTCTTCTCATTCATGGATGGattctccggttataatcaaatcaagatggcacccgaagatagagagaaaacatcatttattaCACCTTGGGGCACTTTTTGCTACAAAGTAATGCCGTTCGGTTTAATCAATGCAGGAGCTACTTATCAGAGGGGTATGACTACTCTTTTCCACGATATGATACATAAAGAGATTGAGgtctatgtggatgatatgatagtCAAGTCGATTACTGAAGAAGACCATGTCAAGTATCTACAGAAGATGTTCCAGCGCCTGAGGAAGTACAAACTTCGTCTAAATCCCAACAAATGCACTTTTGGTGTCAGATCCGGAAAGCTTCTAGGTTTCATTGTCAGCCAGAAAGGCATCGAAGTAGACCCTGACAAAGTCAAAGCCATCAGAGAGATGCCTGCTCCGAGAACAGAAAAAGAAGTAAGGGGTTTTCTTGGACGACTAAATTACATCTCCCGgttcatttctcatatgactgcaacttgTGGGCCGATATTCAAACTACTCCGCAAAGAACAAGGTATTGTGTGGACCGAAGATTGCCAGAAGGCTTTTGACAGCATAAAGAAGTACTTGCTAGAACCACCGATTCTCATCCCTCCAGTTGAAGGaagacctttgatcatgtacCTAACAGTGTTAGAAAATTCCATGGGTTGTGTGCTCggacaacaagatgaaaccggaagaAAAGAGCAcgccatttattatttaagcaaGAAGTTTACTGAATGTGAATCTCGCTACTCCATGCTCGAGAAGACGTGTTGTGCTCTAgcctgggctgccaaacgcctccgtcattatatgattaatcacACTACGTGGCTGGTATCTAAAATGGATCCaatcaagtacatatttgagaagccCGCTTTGACAGGAAGGATTGCACGGTGGCAGATGCTACTATCTGAATATGATATCGAGTACCGTTCCCAGAAGGCAATTAAAGGCAGTATTCTTGCTGATCACTTAGCTCACCAACCACTTGAAGACTATCGACCTATCAAGTTTGACTTTCCTGATGAAGAGATTATGTATCTAAAGATGAAAGATTGTGACGAGCCACTATTCGGAGAAGGACCTGATCCAGATTCAGTGTGGGGTTTAATATTTGATGGGGCTGTCAATGTATACCAACGGCATAGGGGCAGTACTCCTTACTCCTAA